In the Amblyraja radiata isolate CabotCenter1 chromosome 13, sAmbRad1.1.pri, whole genome shotgun sequence genome, one interval contains:
- the gpr17 gene encoding uracil nucleotide/cysteinyl leukotriene receptor, with translation MAYPLLPSNASGPQCVQESAEENLFFSSFYGVVFVLAFVGNILAVWVFSCDNNTNTTTNIYLMHLAVADLSYVLILPMRMVYHLSQNHWPFGEVPCRITGFLFYLNMYASIFFLTCISADRFLAIVYPVRSMRFRKPLYANMACVALWVLVVVGVAPMLGAPQTLQSSNTTTVCLQLYREKTSTFALVPLTVGFVVPFVITVTCYLLIIHSLRQGNRIERHLKDKAIKMIILVLTIFLICFVPYHINRYLYILTSGTAQVGCRQRRLMALSNRVTSCLTSLNSCLDPVVYFFVGEKFRERFCHFVCGRRKRTQSVSHETKTNESSLSGKSEL, from the coding sequence ATGGCGTACCCCCTCCTGCCCAGCAATGCCAGTGGTCCACAGTGTGTCCAGGAGAGTGCGGAGGAGAACCTCTTCTTCTCCTCCTTCTACGGGGTGGTGTTTGTGCTGGCGTTTGTGGGCAACATCCTCGCTGTGTGGGTCTTCTCCTGCGACAACAACACCAACACCACCACTAACATCTACCTGATGCACCTGGCGGTGGCCGACCTGTCCTACGTACTGATCCTTCCCATGCGCATGGTCTACCACCTGAGCCAGAACCACTGGCCGTTCGGCGAGGTGCCTTGCCGCATCACCGGCTTCCTCTTCTACCTCAACATGTACGCCAGCATCTTCTTCCTCACCTGCATCAGCGCCGACCGCTTCCTGGCCATCGTCTACCCGGTCAGGTCCATGCGCTTCCGCAAGCCGCTCTATGCCAACATGGCCTGCGTGGCGCTGTGGgtgctggtggtggtgggggtggctcCCATGCTGGGAGCGCCGCAGACCCTGCAGAGCAGCAACACCACCACCGTCTGCCTCCAGCTCTACCGCGAGAAGACCTCCACCTTCGCCCTGGTGCCCCTGACGGTGGGCTTTGTGGTTCCCTTCGTGATCACCGTGACCTGCTACCTGCTCATCATCCACAGCCTCCGCCAGGGCAACCGCATCGAGAGGCACCTGAAGGACAAGGCCATCAAGATGATCATCCTGGTGCTGACCATCTTCCTCATCTGCTTTGTGCCGTACCACATCAACCGCTACCTCTACATCCTGACCAGTGGCACGGCGCAGGTCGGCTGCCGGCAGCGGCGGCTGATGGCCCTCAGCAACCGCGTCACCTCCTGCCTCACCAGCCTCAACAGCTGCCTCGACCCCGTCGTCTACTTCTTCGTCGGCGAGAAGTTCCGCGAGCGATTCTGCCACTTCGTATGCGGCCGTAGGAAGAGGACGCAGTCCGTCAGCCACGAGACCAAGACCAACGAGAGCTCGCTCAGCGGCAAGTCTGAGCTCTAG